The DNA sequence GATATCTAAGCGGGTGTCCCGCTTGGATGCATGATTCCAAAGCATGTGCACCCATGCTTTGGGGCCTACACGGCCTGAGTGTAAAGCGTAAGTAATTAATTTAAATAAACATCTAGGTGGCAGGAGACCAGAATTTAAAATAAATCCATTTTATCAATATCTTTCCATGGAATGAAATGGGCACCGTTTCCACCAAAAAACTGATTTCCTGCGTACACAACATAGGAGGCTTCCACTGGCTTGCCCGTGATAACAGGCCACTGATCAATGCCAGAAGAAAAGTTTTTTTGCATGGTCACGCTTGCTTTTATTTCAACGGGGATTTGCACCGCATATGATTTTTCGATGATGCAATCAATTTCTTGTCCTTGGGCAGTGCGCCAAAAATACAGTGGCGGGATTACAGCTTGATTAAAATATGTTTTTGATAATTCCATAATAATCATTGATTTAAAAAGTGAGCCGCGATATTCGTGAATAAAAAGATCTTTTGCAGATTTAATTCCAAGCAGATGGCATGCTAAACCAATGTCTACAAAATAAAGCTTTGGTGATTTGATTAACCGTTTTAAAAAATTATTATAAAAAGGATAGATAAGCTTGATGATATAACTTGCTTCGAGTACTGAGAGCCATGCTTTAGCTGTTTTTTGATCAATATCACAGTCTCTGGCAAGCTCAGCGAAATTAATAATGTTTCCAATTCTTGCAGCGCAAAGTTTCATAAATTTTTGAAAAGCAACAAGATTAGATATTTGCAAAACATTTCGAACATCACGCTCAACATAAGTGGCAACATAAGTCATATAAAAAAAACTTAAATCGGAGATCTCTTTTTCATAGGTTCTTGGATAAAAGCCTTTTTGCATTTGTTCTTCGGCAAGTGAACTTTCCAGGCCAGCCTGTTTTAATTCTTGAATGCTTAGCGGTAGCAAAGTAAACAAAGCAACTCTGCCAGCTAAAGATTGTGTAATTTTTTCATAGAGTAAAAAGTTTTGAGATCCGGTTAAAATAAAAAAACCGTCTTTTTTTTCACGGTCAACAATTCCTTGGATGTATGAAAAAAGCTCTGGAACTTCTTGAGCCTCGTCAATAATCAAGCCATGCATATTTCCATGGGTTGCAAGAAAGCCTCTTGGATCAGATTGTACCTTTGCCTTGAAATCAAGATCTTCCATGGTTACATATAAATGATTGGGAAATAGCTGCTTGACCAGAGTGGTTTTGCCAGATTGTCTTGGCCCAGTGATTGCAACGACTGGATACTGCTTTGAGAATTCTAAAACCTTAGAAGAAATGGTTCTTTTGATAAACATAGACCTCCTTTATAAAACAGGCTTTGTAAAAAATGGAATCTAATTCCAGATTTTACACCGCAGTAGAGTCTTGTCAAACTTGATCGATGTTTTTAGTTGTGTTGAAGCCATAAAAAAAAGAGAAAGAGAGGAAGTTTTATTTTCCTCTCTTTCTCTTAAGCTTTAAAGCTTGTAAGCTTCATTACTTTTTTAATTGACTAGATGCAATTAAGCATTAAGTACTGCTTGAGCGTCAGCATAAGCTGCAGACAATCTGCTCGCGCCAGCTTGCATTGTAGCTGCTGCATCATATGCCGCTGCTGCAATGCTAGCAAGGTCAGCTGGTTGTGTGTAAAAACTTAATCCAGCTACACCATTTTGTCCATGAGTAGTAACAGCAGCCATTGTAGCTCCACCGCCTTTGCCACTCTTCTTATTTAGTACTGGAGATACTACGCCACCTCTAGCAAATATATCTGTTGAGCAAGCTGCTAAAATAGCAATGCTCAATAATATTTGTTTTTTCATTTTTAATTCCTTTTTTAAATTAAAATTTCATTAATTAAAATGCAATTTCAAATTTACCCCATACCAACCACTGGTTGATAGCACTGTTGTTTGGGTTAAATTCGTATGATCCACCGATTGAGAATTGTGGCTGATAGTCACATTCCCAAGCATAACCAACTGTTGCATAAGGAGTCTGTGTTAGCACAGGAGCTGAAGAAGCTGAATCAAGATTGATTTGCTCTTCACCAATTGCAAATCGTTCATAATTAGTATCAGCAAGCAACAAGTTGTTGATTGGCATAAGAGCTGTTGGTGTTAATGTAAATGCTGGAGTTGCAACAGCAACTTGCGCAACAGCAACACGTGTTAAGCTGTCTACAACATTGTAACAAGATGTTTGAGCATCATTGTATATTGTTCTGTTGTTGTTTAGACCAACACCACCTAGGTATGATGAATCTGCAAAAGCAGGAGCAGCTCCCCAATCACAAGAAAGAGAAACACATTCTTTATGTTTTGCTAAAATGTTCCAACCAAGTTCAGCTCTAAAGTGTTCGCCACGGATATTTAAAGCTTGGTTTACACGTAATTGGAATCCAGGTTTTACATACATGTCTGTTGTAAATACGTTGATACCAGGAGTGTATGTACGAATTGCATTACCAGCTGGAAGGTCTGCAACAGCAGCAGCTTGCGCTGCTATAGTTGCTGGAGACAATACGTTTGCAGCAGCTAGGGCAGTTGTGTAAGCATCTTTATTTGCCCAAACCATCATATAACGTGACCATTCGTTGTTTTTAAGATCGAATGAACGCATTTGAGTGTTTCTAAACAAGTAACGAGCATCCATATCTAAACGGTATGAAGCTTGGTAATCTTCTTCATCTGAAAGAAGAATTTCTGTTACAGAACCACTAAATAGTCCAGCGTGTCCACCGTTACCAACAACAGCTTGTGCTAATTGGCAAGCATTTGGTTTGTTACCTGTAGGGATTACAACACCAAGTGACCAGTTAGTTGAAGCACAATCACCACAGAACCATTGGTATCCAAGTGAAAGTTCGATATCAGCTAAACGAGTGATTTTGTTACATCCGCTAATTTTGCCATATCTCCAAGCATCTTGAGCGAAAGCTTCTGCTACAGTTGTAGGAGGAGTTGCAACTTCTACGCCATGAACAGTGTTTCCAGCGTCAGTTGAGTTAGGGAATCCTGAACCAAGGTATGCTGATGCAAGGCTTGGAACTGGAGTTGATGTTGCGACACCATTTGGATCATAAACTGTTGTGTTTAGTCCTTGGTTTGTTGCGTTTAGAGAAGTTGTAAAGTCGTTCAATGCTCCTAGAGCTTCACCACTTGGATTTGCTGTTCCAAAAAGAGCTGGGCTTGTTGTTGCATTCATTTCTACAGCATCAGTTTCAACGTTTTCATTTAAGCAAAGCTTTGAACGTACGTTTTGTACCGCTGTTGAAATGCAACCATAGAATCCTGATTTATCATCAGAGAATTGGTAGCGAAGAGCAAAACCAGCACCTACGTGAGCATATGAATACACAGGAGCTATAGTTGATTTGAAAGCAGGAGATGAAATAAGTCCTGTTCCAATAGAAGCTGTTGTGTTAGGTGCAAAAACAGTTCCTGAACCACGAGGCTCAAATAGAGCAGCATAAGTTATACCAAAGTTCCAAGGAAGTATTTTGCTTGAATTTTTGTTGCTATCCATCCAGTAAGTTGCAGGGTCTAAATAAAGACCTGAAATACTTGGCTGTGTTCCTGCAACAACTGCAGAACCACCAGAAAAGTAATCTGTTCCAGCTACGCCAGGAACTTGCACTTCTCCTACAGATTCTGCTGCGTTGTTAGCAAAGATTAATGGATTTACAATGCTACCATCGAAAGTCAATGTTTCATGACCGTATGGTAAGAAGTATTGAGCAGAGCGTCTTCCAGCTGTGCTTTTACCACCAAAAACTACAACTTCAAAATTACCGTGTTTATCTTCAACACTTAAGTCGTGTAGGTAATTTGAGTTGAACATAGATGCAAGTTCAGGAGATGCGTTTTGGAAGTGTGGTGTAACACTTAAAAATGTTTTACCATGGTAGCCATCACAGCTGTTATCACAGCTCGTTGATGCTGCACATGTTGTGTTACATGAATTGCTACATGTTGTTTTAGCTGAACTAGTTGAAAAAGCATTGCTTGAAAAAAGCATGCCAATTAGGGTAAGCAAGAAAACTTGTTTTTTCATAGTCTCCTCAATCTGTTTTTTTAATTTTAGGATACATTACGATACTATCTTTTTTCGGCCGAGTTTTTTTGCACTCCTCCTTTCAAGGTTTGTTCAAGAAATTTTTATAACTATAATATATTTCTGTTTTACATATTTAGAGTTCATCAGAAGTTCTAACAATTTTTTTTAGGGTAAGTCAACTTTTTCATGGATATTTTATTTTGAGTGGTTTTTAGGGTATGATGAACAGATCAAAGTTTTGTTTTTGTAAAAGGAAAAACTATGTTTTCAAAAGTTAAGGGAGTTGCGGATAATTTTTTTGAAATGCCATACACTTCCGGCGTCAAAAAAAAGATCGAAGCGCATCTTAAAAGGTACAACTTTTCAGAAATTGATCTTCCAATTTTAGAATATGTTTCATTGTTTCAACGTGGCCTTGGATATGAAACAGATGTGGTGAGCAAACAAATGTTTATCATTTCGCCAAAAGGGGACAAGCAAGACGACGAGCTGATTTGCTTGCGTCCCGAAGGAACCGCTGGAACGATACGAGCATTTTTGCAAGAGCAGTCAAATGTGGTGACACCGTGTAAAGTTTTTTCATATGGTCCAATGTTTCGATACGAGCGCCCACAAAAAGGACGACTTAGAGAATTTCATCAAATGAATATGGAAATGATTGGGGCCGCTTCTATTTTATATGATGCACACCTTATTAAGATGCTTCATAATCTTTTTGACCAAGAATTAAAAATAGAATCATTTGTTTTAAAGTTAAATTTTTTAGGGCAGCTTGAAGATCGCAAGGCTTTTTGCTTGGCTTTAGTTTCTTTTTTAACACCGCAAATGTCTGAGCTGTGCGGCGACTGTCAAATAAGAATAAAGACAAATCCTTTGCGAGTTCTCGATTGCAAATCTCAGGATTGTCAAAAATTATTTCAATTGGCTCCAAAGCTTTCAGATTTTTTCTCAGAGTCAACTCGCACTGAGTGGCAAGAGCTTCAAGATACACTTCATGAGTTATCAGTTACTTTTGTAATCGATAATAATTTAGTGCGCGGATTAGATTATTATAATAAAACAGTTTTTGAATTTGTTTCTGTCAACCTTGGCGCGCAAAGTGCATTTTGTGCTGGAGGGCGTTACGACGGTCTGGCTATGCAGCTTGGCAGCAAGGTAGAAGTTCCTGCATTTGGATGTGCTATTGGAATGGAACGTTTGCTTATGATCTTAGAATCTCAAAAAGATCAGCTCTTAGAAAAGCAACTTTCTTTAGCGTGCATTATTCCTTTAACAGAGTCTGAAAATAAAGTAGCTTTACACTTGGCAGATTTTTTACAGTCACATGGCAAAGCCGTTGATCTACTTTTAGATAATCAAAAAACACAAAACAAAATGAAAAAAGCAAATCAGCTTAAAGCTCAATATGTTTTAATTATTGGGGCAGACGAAAAAAATAATAATACTGTTACGGTAAAAAATATGATTACAGGTGTTCAAGAAGTTTGCCTTCAAAGTGAAGTCCACTTAAAGGTTTGATTACTTTGATAAAGTAACAAATCTTTTTTTGTTTTGATTGTTTTGATGATTTGTTAGATTTAAATTATCAAGTCCTTTTCCACCTTGCGTGTTTCAATTTTCAATTTAATCTTTTCTGTTGCTATGGCCGCAACATGGCCCTTAAGTGCGGTGGCGCACTTAAGAAACGCCATCTAAGCCGTCCTCCGCTTAGATGCATGATTCCAAAGCATGCGCACTCATGCTTTCGGGCCTGAGCGGCCAGAGCTCAATACGTAAATATTAAATTAGATAAAGATGTAGGTTGAAGGAGACTGTATGAAAAAATAATGTTTGATATTTCTATCTAACCAGAATTTTAATTAATTCATCTTTAAATAAAAAGAAAAAATAGGTAGTCATAATCACGGCATCGAATCGATCAAGAAACCCACCATGGCCAGGTAAAGCATGGCCAGAATCTTTTATGCCAGCCCTACGCTTTAAAAATGATTCGAAAATGTCACCAACAAATGCTTGCAAGCAGGTAATAAAAACAAACAAAAAGATAAAAGAAAAAGAAAGTGAAAGACCATCGCTGCGCGCAGCAAAATAAAATGTTATCAATGCTCCTATAAATCCACCGATGCAGCCTTCAACTGTTTTTCCAGGGCTGATGCTCGGTATGATTTTATGAGCACCCAGCAGCTTTCCTGTGATGTAGGCTGTTCCGTCAAAGGCAAAAACAATAACAAAAAGATAATAAACCAGTGTGCGATAATCTGGATCATTGTTCATGTAGATTAAAAGTATAAATGGCAAAATTGGATACCATGGGGTTATAAACCAAAACCAAAAGTCACGAATCTTAAAAAGGTTGTCCCACTCAGTTAAAAGAATGATGCTTAAAATTCCAAAAAGCAGAATTGAAAAAGCAACTGGTGGAAGATAAAAAAATACAAACCAAAAACCTGTGCCAATTATGCTGGCTGTTATAAATCGTTTTGTTGGATTGCTTAGTGTAAACATAAAAACCTTTTTTAGTAATCTCTTTGGCCGAAGGCATTTTCAATATAATTTAGTTCTGGTTTTTGGCCATCTACCAGATGCAAAAGGGCTACATCAAAGCGACAGGTAACGTCGTATAAATTGTTTTTACTAATGTATGATTTGGCAACCATAATAATTTTATTTTGCTTTGAAGGTCGAACGAGCTCAAGCATTGATATTTGTGAATTTTTTCGAGCTTTTACTTCAACAAAAACAACTAGATCATTTTTCTTTGCAATGATGTCAATTTCACCAAAAAACTTTTTATAGTTTTGCTCTAAAATTTGAAAGCCAAGTTTTTGTAAATACAAAGCAATAAAATCTTCACTTTGCTTACCAAAGGTGTCGCTTGCCATCTTATGCCAAAAAGAAAGCGGTTGTGTTTTTAATTGATGTTTTTTGTTCTT is a window from the Candidatus Dependentiae bacterium genome containing:
- a CDS encoding ATP-binding protein, producing MFIKRTISSKVLEFSKQYPVVAITGPRQSGKTTLVKQLFPNHLYVTMEDLDFKAKVQSDPRGFLATHGNMHGLIIDEAQEVPELFSYIQGIVDREKKDGFFILTGSQNFLLYEKITQSLAGRVALFTLLPLSIQELKQAGLESSLAEEQMQKGFYPRTYEKEISDLSFFYMTYVATYVERDVRNVLQISNLVAFQKFMKLCAARIGNIINFAELARDCDIDQKTAKAWLSVLEASYIIKLIYPFYNNFLKRLIKSPKLYFVDIGLACHLLGIKSAKDLFIHEYRGSLFKSMIIMELSKTYFNQAVIPPLYFWRTAQGQEIDCIIEKSYAVQIPVEIKASVTMQKNFSSGIDQWPVITGKPVEASYVVYAGNQFFGGNGAHFIPWKDIDKMDLF
- the hisS gene encoding histidine--tRNA ligase yields the protein MFSKVKGVADNFFEMPYTSGVKKKIEAHLKRYNFSEIDLPILEYVSLFQRGLGYETDVVSKQMFIISPKGDKQDDELICLRPEGTAGTIRAFLQEQSNVVTPCKVFSYGPMFRYERPQKGRLREFHQMNMEMIGAASILYDAHLIKMLHNLFDQELKIESFVLKLNFLGQLEDRKAFCLALVSFLTPQMSELCGDCQIRIKTNPLRVLDCKSQDCQKLFQLAPKLSDFFSESTRTEWQELQDTLHELSVTFVIDNNLVRGLDYYNKTVFEFVSVNLGAQSAFCAGGRYDGLAMQLGSKVEVPAFGCAIGMERLLMILESQKDQLLEKQLSLACIIPLTESENKVALHLADFLQSHGKAVDLLLDNQKTQNKMKKANQLKAQYVLIIGADEKNNNTVTVKNMITGVQEVCLQSEVHLKV
- a CDS encoding phosphatidate cytidylyltransferase, translating into MFTLSNPTKRFITASIIGTGFWFVFFYLPPVAFSILLFGILSIILLTEWDNLFKIRDFWFWFITPWYPILPFILLIYMNNDPDYRTLVYYLFVIVFAFDGTAYITGKLLGAHKIIPSISPGKTVEGCIGGFIGALITFYFAARSDGLSLSFSFIFLFVFITCLQAFVGDIFESFLKRRAGIKDSGHALPGHGGFLDRFDAVIMTTYFFFLFKDELIKILVR
- a CDS encoding YraN family protein, yielding MASDTFGKQSEDFIALYLQKLGFQILEQNYKKFFGEIDIIAKKNDLVVFVEVKARKNSQISMLELVRPSKQNKIIMVAKSYISKNNLYDVTCRFDVALLHLVDGQKPELNYIENAFGQRDY